One genomic region from Nocardia vinacea encodes:
- a CDS encoding glycerol dehydrogenase, which translates to MLSVFSSPGHYVQGRDATGALGAEMTRLGIAGPVMIVAGASAHRLLAQTWQESLTEAKIEYSVHRSGGECSRAEIGRVTAAVQESGSTVVLGAGGGKVLDTARAVADDLELPMISCPTTASSDAPCSALSVIYTDAGEFEAYQLVRRNPALVLVDTSAIAQAPARLLTAGMGDALATWFEARTCSVARVRNMRGGASTRSATALAELCYNTLLADGTHALAAVRNHTVTPALERIVEANTLLSGLGFESSGLAAAHAIHNGLTAAPRTHPYLHGEKVAFGVLTQLVLEGAPTEEISTVLEFCTSVGLPTTFAALGLTDPDNRTLIAIAERATAPGETIHNEPFTVDTPMVLDALRTADALGTK; encoded by the coding sequence GGGCATTATGTGCAGGGGCGGGATGCGACGGGGGCGCTCGGGGCGGAGATGACGCGGTTGGGGATCGCGGGGCCGGTGATGATTGTGGCGGGGGCCAGTGCGCATCGGTTGTTGGCGCAGACGTGGCAGGAGTCGCTTACCGAGGCGAAGATCGAGTATTCGGTGCATCGGTCCGGGGGTGAGTGCAGCCGGGCGGAGATCGGGCGGGTGACCGCGGCTGTGCAGGAGAGCGGGAGCACGGTGGTGTTGGGGGCCGGTGGCGGCAAGGTGCTCGATACGGCTCGGGCGGTGGCCGATGATCTGGAACTGCCGATGATCAGTTGTCCTACGACGGCGTCCAGTGACGCGCCGTGCAGTGCGTTGTCGGTGATCTATACGGACGCCGGGGAATTCGAGGCCTATCAGCTGGTGCGGCGGAATCCGGCGTTGGTGCTGGTCGATACGTCCGCTATCGCGCAGGCTCCGGCGCGGCTGCTCACCGCGGGGATGGGCGATGCGCTCGCGACCTGGTTCGAGGCTCGGACCTGCAGTGTCGCGCGGGTCCGGAATATGCGCGGCGGCGCCTCCACCCGCAGTGCCACCGCATTGGCCGAACTCTGCTACAACACCCTGCTTGCCGACGGAACCCACGCCCTCGCCGCAGTCCGCAACCACACCGTCACCCCGGCCCTCGAACGCATCGTCGAAGCCAACACCCTGCTGTCCGGTTTAGGCTTCGAATCCTCCGGTCTCGCCGCCGCCCACGCCATCCACAACGGCCTGACCGCCGCTCCCCGAACCCACCCATACCTGCACGGCGAAAAGGTAGCCTTCGGCGTCCTCACCCAGCTGGTACTGGAAGGCGCTCCCACCGAAGAGATTTCAACGGTCCTCGAGTTCTGCACGTCGGTCGGCCTACCGACTACCTTCGCCGCACTCGGGCTGACCGACCCCGACAACCGAACCCTGATCGCCATCGCCGAACGCGCCACCGCCCCCGGCGAAACAATCCACAACGAACCCTTCACCGTCGACACCCCCATGGTCCTCGACGCCCTCCGCACCGCCGACGCCCTCGGTACGAAGTGA